One Candidatus Zixiibacteriota bacterium genomic window, CAGGGATTGGTCCATCGCGACCTAAAGCCCGGCAACGTGATGCTCACCAAAGAAGGCGCCAAGCTGATGGACTTCGGTCTCGCCAAGATGGCGACCGGCGGGGCGGCCGCTCAAGCCGTTACCGCAATCACTCAGACCACTCCCTTGACCGGCGTTGGGACCATCCTTGGCACCATGCAATACATGTCCCCGGAACAACTCGAGGGTAAAGAGGCCGACGCCCGCTCCGACATTTTCGCCTTCGGCGCTCTGCTCTATGAATTGGCCACCGGCAGGCGCGCCTTCGAGGGCTCCTCACAAGCGACTCTTATCGCCGCCATTATCGAGCGCGAGCCTTCGCCCATCTCCCAGACCATCCCGAACATGCCGCCCCTGTTTGAGCGCCTCGTTCAGAAGTGTCTTGCCAAAGATCCCGCCCGCCGCTGGCAATCGGCAGCCGATCTCTGCGATGAACTTCGCTGGATTTCTCAGGCGGGGTCGCAGGTAGGTCTTCCGGCTCATGTGGCCCGGCGACGCAAGTTCAAATTCACCGTAGCCCGTGTAGTCGGAGCGGTGGCCGTCGTAGTGTCTCTGGTGCTGGCCTGGCTGCTCTTCAGCCGACCAGCGGAAGTCCACTACACCAACCGGTTCATTTTCAGCCCGTCCCGAGAAAGCCGCGAAATCGTTTCCGTCAACTGGTCACGCATCTCGCCCGACGGCCGACTGATTGCCTTCCGCGCCACTGACACCCTCGGGAACAACCTGCTCTGGATCAGGCCGATGAACTCGCTCGAGTCATACCCGCTGCGAGGGACCGAGAACATAGCGCGTCAGTTCTGGTCGCCCGACTCCAGGTATCTGGCCTTCTTCAAGGCCAACCAGCTCTACAAGATTCCGGTCGCCGGCGGACCCACCCAGCTCATTTGTGAGGCGAGTGGGGCTGATGGCAACTGGGGAAGCAAAGGCTTCGTTATTTTCGATAACGCGGCATCGGACACCCTGAGGTATGTCCCGGCCTCGGGCGGCACGCCGCAAATTGCCACAAAGCTCGACAGTGCCGCAGGCGAACAATCTTCCGCCTGGCCCTGGTTCTTGTCCGACGGCATACACTTTCTCTACGTGTGCTACACCAAAGAAGGCCGGCGTCTTAAGGTGGGGTCGCTGGAGTCAGACGAGTCATCAGTGATCTTCAACGAGGACCAGATGGCCAACCTGTCATCGCGGGTAGAGTTCTGCAGGCAGGGGTATCTGCTGTTCATAAGAGACAAACTGTTGCTGGCTCAGAAATTCGACGAGAACAAGTTCAAGCTGATCGGTGAGCCGGTGCCGGTCGCCCAGGGAATCGATTTTTCGGGCAATGCCTCCACCTTTGGGACATCGGACAACGGCGTTCTCCTGTACCAGCACACCTCCACGTCGAACCTGTCCGAGTTGGTTTGGGTGGACCGCACGGGAAAGGTTCTCGAGAAGGTTGGTGAGCCGGACAGCTATCGTGACATTCGGCTTTCGCCGGACAACTCCAAACTGGCCTTCAGCTTGTTCGATGAGCATGGAGACAACGAGGATATCTGGATCAGGGATTTCAAACGGAACCTTGTCTCCCGCCTTACCTTCGACAAGCCTTCCAACATTGGACCCGTCTGGTCACCGGACGGGAAGTACATAGCCTACGGTGAGACCGACGACCACTATTTCAAGTCGGCCTATAAGCGGGCCGACGGCCAGGGCGCGGTACACTATCTGCCAAACCTTGACACACTGATCACTGTACCATTCTCCTGGCCGAATGACAGCTCTATTTATCTCATCTGTGCCGGCAACGGCTTTGACGTCCTGCGTTACAACCTGAACGACTCAACGGCTACCCCCGTTC contains:
- a CDS encoding protein kinase, with amino-acid sequence MSLEPGSKLGPYEIIEKAGAGGMGEVYKARDSRLDRIVAIKILPNAIAGMPDFKQRFEREARAISSLNHAHICTLYDVGQQDDCDFLVMEFLEGETLSERLQRGPVPYAEMLQIAVQVAGALDAAHRQGLVHRDLKPGNVMLTKEGAKLMDFGLAKMATGGAAAQAVTAITQTTPLTGVGTILGTMQYMSPEQLEGKEADARSDIFAFGALLYELATGRRAFEGSSQATLIAAIIEREPSPISQTIPNMPPLFERLVQKCLAKDPARRWQSAADLCDELRWISQAGSQVGLPAHVARRRKFKFTVARVVGAVAVVVSLVLAWLLFSRPAEVHYTNRFIFSPSRESREIVSVNWSRISPDGRLIAFRATDTLGNNLLWIRPMNSLESYPLRGTENIARQFWSPDSRYLAFFKANQLYKIPVAGGPTQLICEASGADGNWGSKGFVIFDNAASDTLRYVPASGGTPQIATKLDSAAGEQSSAWPWFLSDGIHFLYVCYTKEGRRLKVGSLESDESSVIFNEDQMANLSSRVEFCRQGYLLFIRDKLLLAQKFDENKFKLIGEPVPVAQGIDFSGNASTFGTSDNGVLLYQHTSTSNLSELVWVDRTGKVLEKVGEPDSYRDIRLSPDNSKLAFSLFDEHGDNEDIWIRDFKRNLVSRLTFDKPSNIGPVWSPDGKYIAYGETDDHYFKSAYKRADGQGAVHYLPNLDTLITVPFSWPNDSSIYLICAGNGFDVLRYNLNDSTATPVLTSKYREIFPTESNNGKYLLYSSDESGKSEMYVKELGGTQGRWQISNDVGYMPWWSHNNREIFYVGIADGLNVVDVSMDGGKFEIGQPVQLFRQPLSIGGFNMSRYAVSNDAQRFLLNKPLESKNDDEIIIVQNWLEELKSHD